The Comamonas sp. GB3 AK4-5 genome includes a region encoding these proteins:
- a CDS encoding flagellar hook assembly protein FlgD, producing MINGVNNNTGSGNAASGAKNGTSAAEMQDKFLTLLVAQLKNQDPTNPMDNAQLTSQMAQISTVSGIEKLNETVSSVTSQFSQMQMLQGSSLIGHTVLTEGNGLALTDKGEGTAAFELAGKAANVTVTITNGAGELVDTVELSNMNAGRNYFTWDGSKYEGDKSNLKYNVKATNANSVVKVTPLTASNVVAATVSGGKLVLELGNGTTVDYNKVQSVF from the coding sequence ATGATCAACGGCGTCAATAACAACACCGGCAGCGGCAACGCTGCCTCTGGTGCCAAGAACGGCACCTCGGCCGCAGAGATGCAGGACAAGTTCCTGACCCTGCTGGTCGCCCAGCTGAAGAACCAGGACCCCACCAACCCCATGGACAACGCCCAGCTGACCTCGCAAATGGCGCAGATCAGCACGGTGAGCGGCATTGAAAAGCTCAACGAAACCGTCAGCAGCGTGACCAGCCAGTTCAGCCAGATGCAGATGCTGCAAGGCAGCAGCCTGATTGGCCACACGGTGCTGACCGAGGGCAACGGCCTGGCACTGACCGACAAGGGCGAGGGCACGGCTGCCTTCGAGCTGGCAGGCAAGGCCGCCAATGTGACCGTCACCATCACCAATGGCGCCGGCGAGCTGGTGGACACCGTCGAACTCAGCAATATGAACGCTGGCCGCAACTACTTCACCTGGGACGGCAGCAAGTACGAAGGCGACAAATCCAACCTGAAATACAACGTCAAGGCCACCAATGCCAACAGCGTCGTCAAGGTCACACCGCTGACCGCCAGCAACGTGGTGGCTGCCACCGTGAGCGGCGGCAAGCTGGTGCTGGAGCTCGGCAACGGCACCACCGTTGACTACAACAAGGTTCAGTCCGTTTTCTAA